One segment of Haloplanus natans DSM 17983 DNA contains the following:
- the eno gene encoding phosphopyruvate hydratase: MTTAPIEAVAAREILDNRLEPTLRVTVETPAGTGRADVPCGRSRGAHEAHERRDGGDRYRGRGVREAVAAVEGEVAPALAGHDATDQRGVDAALRALDGTRRYERLGGNVVTGVSLATLRAGAAATELPLYRYVGGADAGVLPLPFFDLIEGGELAGGDLPFQEHQVVPVGADSVAEAVRWTAEVYYELGDILRDEYGEASCNVGDEGGYNPIGVDDPREAFDLELRAIEACGYGDEFALAADVAATHFYDSETETYALLGESMTREDLADFYADLVDAYPIVSLEDPLDQDDFTGVADLTDRLDVQIVGDDLFTTTPRRLEEGIDRGAATALLWKVNQVGTVTEATEAARLATRNGYAVQVSERSGQTPDTWLADLAVGLAAGQIKTGVTRGERTEQYNRLLEIEAELGDSATFGPPGDALR; encoded by the coding sequence ATGACAACCGCGCCCATCGAGGCCGTCGCTGCCCGTGAAATCCTCGACAACCGACTGGAGCCGACGCTGCGGGTCACCGTCGAGACGCCCGCCGGCACCGGCCGGGCCGACGTGCCCTGTGGCCGCTCCAGGGGTGCCCACGAGGCCCACGAGCGCCGCGACGGCGGCGACCGATACCGTGGTCGGGGCGTCCGGGAGGCCGTCGCGGCCGTCGAGGGAGAGGTCGCGCCCGCCCTCGCCGGCCACGACGCGACCGATCAGCGCGGCGTCGACGCCGCCCTCCGCGCTCTCGACGGGACCCGGCGGTACGAACGCCTCGGCGGCAACGTCGTCACCGGCGTCTCGCTGGCGACCCTCCGTGCGGGCGCCGCGGCGACCGAACTCCCGCTCTATCGGTACGTCGGCGGCGCCGACGCGGGCGTCCTGCCCCTTCCCTTCTTCGATCTGATCGAGGGCGGCGAACTCGCCGGCGGCGACCTTCCCTTCCAGGAACATCAGGTGGTGCCCGTGGGCGCCGACTCCGTCGCCGAGGCCGTCCGCTGGACCGCCGAGGTGTACTACGAACTCGGCGACATCCTCCGGGACGAGTACGGCGAGGCGTCGTGCAACGTGGGCGACGAGGGGGGGTACAACCCCATCGGCGTCGACGACCCCCGCGAGGCGTTCGACCTCGAACTGCGGGCGATCGAGGCGTGTGGCTACGGCGACGAGTTCGCCCTCGCCGCGGACGTGGCCGCCACCCACTTCTACGACTCCGAGACGGAGACCTACGCTCTGCTCGGCGAGTCGATGACGCGCGAGGACCTCGCCGACTTCTACGCCGACCTCGTCGACGCTTACCCGATCGTCTCGCTCGAGGACCCCCTCGATCAGGACGACTTCACGGGCGTCGCCGACCTGACCGACCGCCTCGACGTACAGATCGTCGGCGACGACCTGTTCACGACGACCCCACGCCGTCTGGAAGAAGGCATCGACCGCGGCGCCGCGACCGCCCTCCTGTGGAAGGTGAACCAGGTGGGGACCGTGACCGAGGCGACCGAGGCCGCACGGCTTGCCACCCGCAACGGCTACGCCGTCCAGGTGTCAGAGCGGTCGGGACAGACCCCCGATACGTGGCTCGCGGACCTCGCGGTCGGCCTCGCCGCCGGCCAGATCAAGACCGGCGTCACCCGCGGCGAGCGGACCGAGCAGTACAACCGACTCCTCGAAATCGAGGCCGAACTCGGCGACTCCGCGACGTTCGGCCCGCCCGGCGACGCCCTCCGATGA
- a CDS encoding twin-arginine translocase subunit TatC translates to MSSALDEDTRQTLDAGRETAGAMLRSAQKDLQKVFIVFLVGFIGSFYALRLYVWGFLESVTRSRLDEVASSELEIIAQTPFDVILLQAKIGLVAGILLGLPVFIYFSRDALRERGAWPSSPVSRWKLALGGLLAAGLFVAGLAYGYLVFFPVMFAFLANNALSAGFTPTYSIVLWAQFIFLLTLSFGLAAQLPLAMSGLAYAEIVPYETFRDRWRYAVVAMVALGALFTPPDPFTQIMWAVPMIVLYGFSLYLTKLVVTARRGSEQISIGAAAAGHWNVILGFGLVGGLLVYAFFTRGGLPATNDLLAWAGSSRRLSGPGSTLPLSRSAGLALWTGVGALGAGVVAFMYYVYVELDAAVDPTAVGDPTEIDLGELDASGIRAAPPEAFADLSEDDAVGMAGDAMDDGDKEKARAILERFDEAEARRAVEGEDAPGTDAPQSTTEEIGDRASRAGGTFLDEFTGGEKDEDDIGGYYTDIAFILDSLTSRAFRIAAFFGIVLASTFGWLYTGGIGRVFEQFLSQLPSQVTPEDINVVALHPMEALIFEVKFSTLVAAAATFPIVMYYAWPALRDRGFVRGNRNVIFGWAAALVVGLFGGFVVGYTTVAPTVISYLVADGVRANMIIAYRITNFFWLIFFTTAGIGLLADVPVLMLLLNTAGISYRTMRDRWREVTVGILAFAAVATPADVMTMFMVTIPLMVAYGVGLVVLFVVTLGGRRDLSRHRSAAAES, encoded by the coding sequence GTGTCACCCGATCGCGGCTGGACGAGGTTGCGTCGAGCGAACTCGAGATCATCGCCCAGACCCCCTTCGACGTGATCCTTCTGCAGGCGAAGATCGGTCTCGTCGCCGGCATTCTCCTCGGACTGCCAGTCTTCATCTACTTCTCGCGGGACGCGCTCCGGGAACGAGGCGCGTGGCCCTCCTCGCCGGTTTCGCGGTGGAAACTCGCCCTCGGCGGCCTGCTGGCGGCCGGCCTCTTCGTCGCCGGTCTCGCCTACGGCTACCTCGTTTTCTTCCCCGTGATGTTCGCGTTCCTCGCGAACAACGCCCTCTCTGCCGGCTTTACTCCCACCTACTCCATCGTCCTCTGGGCGCAGTTCATCTTCCTGCTCACCCTCTCCTTTGGTCTCGCGGCCCAACTGCCGCTGGCGATGAGCGGGCTCGCCTACGCCGAAATCGTGCCCTACGAGACGTTCCGCGACCGCTGGCGCTACGCCGTCGTCGCCATGGTCGCCCTGGGTGCCCTCTTCACCCCGCCGGACCCCTTCACGCAGATCATGTGGGCGGTCCCGATGATCGTCCTCTACGGGTTCAGCCTCTATCTCACGAAACTGGTGGTGACGGCCAGACGCGGGAGCGAGCAGATCAGCATCGGTGCGGCCGCCGCCGGGCACTGGAACGTCATCCTCGGGTTCGGCCTCGTCGGTGGCCTCCTCGTCTACGCCTTCTTTACCCGCGGCGGCCTGCCCGCCACCAACGACCTGCTGGCGTGGGCGGGGAGCAGCCGACGCCTCTCCGGCCCCGGATCGACCCTGCCGCTCTCCCGGAGCGCCGGCCTCGCGCTGTGGACCGGCGTCGGCGCCCTCGGCGCGGGGGTCGTGGCGTTCATGTACTACGTCTACGTCGAACTCGACGCGGCGGTCGATCCCACGGCGGTGGGCGATCCGACCGAAATCGACCTCGGCGAGCTCGACGCATCTGGGATTCGCGCCGCGCCACCGGAGGCCTTCGCGGACCTGAGCGAGGACGACGCGGTGGGAATGGCCGGCGACGCGATGGACGACGGCGACAAGGAGAAAGCGCGCGCGATCCTCGAACGGTTCGACGAGGCCGAGGCGCGCCGGGCCGTCGAGGGTGAGGACGCCCCCGGAACCGACGCCCCGCAGTCGACGACCGAGGAAATCGGCGACCGGGCGAGTCGCGCCGGCGGGACGTTCCTCGACGAGTTCACCGGCGGCGAGAAAGACGAGGACGATATCGGCGGCTACTACACCGATATCGCCTTCATCCTCGATTCGCTCACCTCACGGGCCTTCCGCATCGCCGCCTTCTTCGGCATCGTCCTCGCGTCGACGTTCGGCTGGCTCTACACCGGCGGGATCGGTCGCGTCTTCGAACAGTTCCTCTCGCAGTTGCCGAGTCAGGTGACGCCCGAGGACATCAACGTCGTTGCCCTCCACCCGATGGAGGCGCTCATCTTCGAGGTGAAGTTCTCGACGCTCGTGGCCGCCGCCGCCACCTTCCCCATCGTCATGTACTACGCGTGGCCGGCGCTCAGGGATCGTGGGTTCGTCCGCGGCAACCGTAACGTGATCTTCGGCTGGGCCGCCGCCCTCGTGGTCGGCCTGTTCGGCGGGTTCGTCGTCGGCTACACCACCGTCGCGCCGACGGTCATCTCCTACCTCGTCGCCGACGGCGTCCGGGCGAACATGATCATCGCCTACCGCATCACCAACTTCTTCTGGCTCATCTTCTTCACCACCGCCGGCATCGGCTTGCTGGCCGACGTGCCCGTCCTCATGCTCCTGCTCAACACCGCCGGCATCTCCTACCGGACGATGCGGGACCGCTGGCGCGAGGTGACCGTCGGCATCCTGGCTTTCGCCGCCGTCGCCACGCCCGCCGACGTGATGACGATGTTCATGGTAACCATCCCGCTGATGGTCGCCTACGGCGTTGGCTTGGTCGTGCTGTTCGTGGTGACGCTGGGTGGGAGACGCGATCTGTCGCGGCACAGGAGTGCGGCCGCCGAATCCTAA
- a CDS encoding glycerate kinase type-2 family protein, whose amino-acid sequence MIRNRDALLDHGNREARATLLDVARAAVDAVHPRRTVPQAIGRDGTRLRVGNRSYDLDAVDDVSVVGAGKGAAAVAAELSAILGDRLAGGVVAAKAGVADAGVADLVAVIGTGHPIPDDGSLSAGRRALAVADAAGPDDLVIVPVTGGASSTLVAPAGDLTLADLAATTETLLAAGLRIDEINTVRRHCSAIKGGRLAERIAPATAVTLVVVDEVAGEPWGPTVGDATTFADALDVLARNDLLDTVPPAVVRHLERGRDGAVAETPTDTDGHVVVLAGPADAPEAAQARAAELRYESLILSTTVEGESREVATCLAAIATEAATYGRPVTPPCLLVSGGETTVRVDDGCGEGGPNQEFALASALELDDDRVTTLALGTDGTDGPTDVAGGLVDATTVPRMADRGLDARDHLRRHDATPALRAVDDAVVTGPTGTNVMDLRLTLIED is encoded by the coding sequence ATGATCCGCAACCGCGACGCCCTCCTCGATCACGGCAACCGCGAGGCGCGGGCGACCCTCCTCGACGTGGCGCGGGCGGCCGTCGACGCCGTCCACCCGCGCCGGACCGTCCCACAGGCCATCGGCCGCGACGGGACCCGGCTCCGCGTCGGCAACCGATCCTACGACCTCGACGCCGTCGACGACGTGTCCGTCGTCGGCGCGGGCAAGGGCGCGGCCGCCGTCGCAGCCGAACTCTCGGCGATCCTCGGCGACCGGCTCGCCGGGGGCGTCGTCGCCGCGAAGGCGGGCGTCGCCGACGCTGGCGTCGCCGACTTGGTCGCAGTGATCGGGACCGGCCACCCGATCCCCGACGACGGGAGCCTGTCCGCCGGTCGACGGGCGCTCGCCGTCGCGGACGCGGCCGGCCCCGACGACCTCGTGATCGTCCCGGTTACCGGCGGGGCGTCGTCGACGCTCGTCGCGCCGGCCGGCGACCTCACGCTGGCCGACCTCGCGGCGACGACCGAGACGCTACTGGCCGCGGGGCTGCGGATCGACGAGATCAACACGGTTCGCAGGCACTGCTCGGCGATCAAGGGCGGCCGTCTCGCCGAGCGCATCGCTCCGGCGACGGCGGTCACGCTCGTCGTCGTCGACGAGGTGGCCGGCGAGCCGTGGGGACCGACCGTCGGCGACGCGACGACCTTTGCCGACGCACTGGACGTGTTGGCGCGCAACGACCTCCTCGATACCGTGCCGCCGGCGGTCGTCCGACACCTCGAACGCGGTCGTGACGGCGCCGTCGCGGAGACGCCGACCGACACCGACGGCCACGTCGTCGTCCTCGCGGGACCGGCGGACGCCCCCGAAGCGGCGCAGGCGCGTGCCGCGGAACTGAGATACGAGTCGCTGATCCTCTCGACAACCGTCGAGGGCGAGAGCCGCGAGGTGGCGACCTGTCTGGCGGCAATCGCCACGGAGGCGGCGACGTACGGCCGCCCGGTGACGCCACCGTGTCTCCTCGTTTCGGGCGGCGAGACGACCGTCCGAGTCGACGACGGGTGTGGGGAGGGCGGGCCGAACCAGGAGTTCGCCCTCGCCAGCGCGCTCGAACTCGACGACGACCGCGTGACGACACTCGCTCTCGGCACCGACGGCACCGACGGCCCCACCGACGTGGCGGGCGGTCTGGTCGACGCCACGACCGTCCCGCGCATGGCCGACCGCGGACTCGACGCCCGCGATCACCTGCGTCGCCACGACGCGACGCCGGCACTGCGGGCGGTCGACGACGCGGTGGTCACGGGTCCGACGGGGACGAACGTGATGGACCTCCGACTGACGCTGATCGAGGATTAG